The Gloeocapsopsis sp. IPPAS B-1203 region ACACCACAACAACGGCTACATCTTACTTCATCGATTTTCCCATCACAAACTTCTTGACCATTTAACATCAAAGTTTCACGCTGGCAAACAGGAGTCGGTAAGCGAATTGATACAATTGTTGCCATACCAAGTTCTTTCGCAAGGCGTAGATGCGATAAACCACATTTTGGAGTCCATTGATGTTGATGGTAAATATCAGCTTTCTGCTCTTTTAACCAATGCGCAAAAAACTCAAATTTACCATGCGGTGATTCTCCATGATTTGGTTCTGCCTTTGGCGTAGGAAACACAGGATAGCGATACACTTCTATTCCGTTATGTATGTAAGTATTTTCGCATTTACTATCTTGAGCTGCTGCTATTTTACTTTCAACTCCATACGTTTGTAGCAACGGTAAAAGTTCGCTAAGGCGAATTTGAATTCCGCCACATTTTTCTGGTAAGTAACGGGCAACAGCTTGAATAGTTTTCATAAATTATTTTTCCTCTTAAAATATTGAGGTATGGCAAATAAAAACTGAGTTAGTCTTTTGAAAATATTATTTTTTCAGATTTTCCTCAATAAGAAATTGACCAAACAAATTACTAAAACTTACAGTTACTACTAGACAATGAAAAATATCTATTAAATATATAAAACTAATTAGATTCTACATAAACTTATAAAAAGCCTTATTAATTGTCGATACAGTTAAGTTCAGGTATTTAGAAAATTTACTTTTATAAAGTTTGAGAAAGAATATTAAAAATAAATAGGATAATTTAATAGTTTTACAGAGCTTTTCTGTAGCATTAATTAAGTTAATCTAGTCAATGTGGATGCGTTAATTATATTCGACTCATACAGTTGGCTGTAAATAACAAGTTATATATGGTGGCTGCGATCGCCTCTCAACTCAATAAAAAGCGATCGCCCACTACCCAAACAACGAAGTCCTCTTAGCAACCCAACGAATCGCGTGTCACCACTCCTGTTTTTGAATTTATCCCGTTTGCTTGCGCACAGAGTTTTTTAACCACAGTTCTGTCAAGAACTGCATTAGTAAAATCAGCACCAGTAATCTCAACATTATTGAATGTGGAACGCAGCATCATAGCCTCTTCCATCACAGCATCACTTAAGTCAGCCCCAGAAAAGTCAACTATATAGGCAATTCCATTTGTAAAATCGGCTCCACGTAAATTTGCTTTTGTTAACTTTGCACCATTAAAAACCACACCGCGTAAGTCAGCATTACTAAAATTAGCTGCTTCTAAATCTGCATTGGCAAACTCAGCCGTTTGTAAGTTTTGACCTGAGTAATCTTTGCCGATGACTTCTCCAGTAGCCGCAGCACGAGAAATAGAAGAAGAACTAGCTGCTTGTGCAGTCATAGGAAAGACTACAAAAAGTAAAAACACAAAAGCAACTACTGCAAGTCGATAGAAACGCTTCATCATCCTTTAAGAAAAACAAAATCCACTAATATGGTGAATAATTTGGATTAGCAGGATACATTTAAAGCCTGCTGTTAGTACAGTAACCTGATTACATTCACAATAGAGATAATCAGAAGGCGTAGTTGTTTCCTCAATTGAAAACTGCCCCTAACTTACTCAAATAAATCTAACGGTAGATGACCGTACATTTCGTTGATTGCTCCTGATTCTGGGGATTGACAAGAGACAAGTACACCTCGATGTTCTCCAGAATAAGGATTGAGATAACACAAACTAGTCACTGGATTAAATTTAATATAAACAGGATCTTCAATCAAAGTTAAATCAAGATTAGGTTGATAGCCCAAGGCTTTTGCATAACTTGCCAAAGCTGCTATACCCTGGGTTGCTGTATCAGCACAAATTCCCAAAATTTGGTAATCAGAAAAACGACTGACAACTAAAACAGCCTGACGAATCAATGCTTTCTCCGATTCAGAAGTGACTTTACCAGCAGTACAATTAAAGTCTTGTAAAAGTGTCTGTGCTGCTTCGACAGTAAGATGAGATTGCTGTTGTGGGTTAAACATAATGTTGGCTATCGACTACTTAATTTTTATTGTGATATCGTTTGCAAATAAAAAAGCGGTGACACTGAAGTGTTCCGCTTGGTTGCAATTAATAATTTCAAGACTAAGCTGCTTTAGTCAAGCCACTGTGTCTCAGTAAAGGTTCAGTACTAGGTTCGCGTCCTCGGAATGATTGAAAGACTTCCATCGGATGCTTGCTACCACCTAACGCCAGCACTGTATCGCGGAAGCGCTTCCCTGTAGCAGCAATCTTCTCAGGTTCCAACCCTGATTCCTCAAAAGCCGCAAAAGCGTCAGCACTGAGCACCTCTGCCCACTTATAGCTGTAATAGCCTGCGGCATATCCACCAGCAAAAATATGACCAAACGCACACAAAAAGGCATCTTCTGCTAGCGGTGGCAAAATAGTAGTAGACTTAGCGATTTGATTGCGTATATCATTAACTGTTTCACTACCACTAGGTTGATAGCGATTGTGTAATTCAAGATCAACCAAGCTGAAATGCAGTTGCCGTAACATTGCACTACCACTCATGTAGTTACGCGCAGCAACTAACTTTTGATAATAATGCTCAGGCAAAGTTTCACCCGTTTCATAATGCTTCGCCATTCCTAATAAGGTATCGCGGTGATAGCACCAGTTCTCCATAAACTGGCTAGGCAGTTCAACTGCATCCCATTCAACATTATTAATGCCTGCTGCCCCAGCATAGTCTACCTTCGTCAGCATATGCTGCAAACCGTGACCAAATTCATGGAATAGAGTTTCTACTTCATTGAAAGTCATTAAACTTGGTTTGCCATCCACTGGGGGTGTTTGGTTGCACACAAGATAAGCTACAGGTTTACGAGTTAAAGTTGTTCCTGCTTCAGTCATTTTGGCACGACCGATGCAATCATCCATCCAAGCCCCGCCGCGCTTTTCTGCAGGGCGACTGTAGGGATCGAGATAGAAATATGCGATCGCGCCACTTTCATCTGCAATCTGGAAATATCTCACATCTGGCTGCCATACTGGTGCTTGACCATCCGCAGCAGTCACACTTACACCAAAAACACGCTCAACTAAGCCAAATAGCCCGTCTAGAACTTGTGGTAACGGGAAATAAGGACGCAACTCTTCTGCCGTAAAGTTAAACTTTTCTTCGCGTTGGCGTTCTGCCCAATAGCTGATATCCCAATGTTTTAACTCACTATCCGCACCCTTAGCCGCTGCAAATGCTTTTAACTCTTCAAATTCTTGCATTGCTGCATCATAGCTGGCACTCCGCAATTCCTCTAAGAGGTTTTCTACTGCTTCAATGCTCGGAGCCATTTTACTCGCCAAACTTAACTCCGCATAACTATCAAAGCCAAGTAATTTAGCTTCTTCCTGGCGTAGTTGCAAAATCCGTTCAATCAGCGGCGAGTTGTCTAAATCACCTGATGATGCCCGAATAATAAAAGCCCTGTATAATTTCTCGCGTAAATCGCGGCGAGTACTATGCTGCATGAAAGGACCAAAACTGGGGAAGTCTAAAGTAATCCGCCAGGGACCTGCTTCGGGTGTAGCATTTTCTTCACCAGCAGCCCGCGCCGCTTGTGCAGCTAAACTTTTGAGACTCAACGGTAAACCATCAACTTCGTCTTGTTCTGTCAATGTTAGGCTAAAAGCTTTTGTCGCGTCTAAAACATGATTAGAAAACTTGGTTGAAAGTTCTGCAAGTTCCAGTTGAATTTCGTTAAAGCGCGATCGCTTTTCTCCTTCTAAACCTACACCAGAAAGCTCAGCATCTCGAATCGCTGCTTCTACAATCCTCTGTTGTGCAACATCTAAACTATCCCAGCGATCGTGTCGTAAAGCGTTAAACGCATCATACAAGGGTTTACTTTGATTGAGCGTGTTGTAGAACTCTACAACTTTGGGCTGTACGGTTTCGTACGCTTCGCGCAATTCTGGGCTATTTTTTACACCCATCAAATGCCCAATGATACCCCAACTCCACCGCAAACGCTCTGTAATCCGGTCTAGTGGCTCTACTAAACCACTCCAAGTTGAACTGACATTCGCTTCTAATGTAGCAAGTTCGGTTTCCAATTCTCCTAGTAACTGTGTCATTGCTGGCACAACATGTTCAGGCTTGATTTGCTCAAATGGAGGAAGATCTTTACCGATTAGCAATGGATTGTCAGTAATTGTGGTTGCACTCATAACTTGTTTTAGGTCGCTGTATCTTAATTATCATTAACATTTACAACCCTTGCCGAGTGCAGAAGACCGTAACCCACATTTCCGCTATGACACACAAAGGTATCACTTGTACAACGTACGTGAATGCTAAAAACCTCTTATCTCCAAACCTTTTTTCAATGTTGACCAAAAGGGTAGCTTTCTTTTAAAGTCCCTCTCTCAAACTTGGGAGAGGGATTTAGGGTGAGGGCAAGGATTCATACGCACAAGTTTACTGCTCTTTCAAGCTCTCCTCTAGCTGTCTGCGTCCAATAATTTCCTTTTCTAGTTCTTGTTTGGCAAGTTCAGCCACTGTTGCACGTAGCATTGCCTCTTTCATCTGTTTGAGTGCAGTAATATCCCTAATCATCACCTGCGTTGCTGGTTGACCCGAATGAATAATTGGTACTTCTGTCATCTCAACATCGATGACTTGGCTATCAAGCCGAATTAACTTTTCTTGATTGATAGCAATTGCTTGATTGACTTGCACTTGATTTTGTCGCGTTGCTACAGCCGCCCTAGAATCTGGATGGACAAAATCTAAAAGTTGCTTGCCAATAAGTTGGTCTGGAGTAACTGCACCAAAAAGCCTTGCTCCCGCAGCATTGATATATTCCAGTTTTCCTGCAACATGGACAGCAATTGTTTCTGAAGAAAGATCCAGCAAACTGCGATATTGTTCTTGGCTTGCTCTAAGAGCTTGTTCGGTTTCTTGGCGTTGTCGGAGTGTTGCTTCTAATTCAGCTATGTTGCGGCGTAACTTCAGTTGCGTGACAACCTGACGACCTAAAATCTCTAGTGCTTCTTGTTGCTGGGGAGTCAAATTGCGAGGCACATAGTCAATTGCACATAAGCTACCAACAGCAACGTCTTCTGAAGTCAATAATGGCGCGCCAGCATAAAATCGAATCTGAGGACCTGATGTTACCAGAGGATTGTCAGAGAAGCGCATATCTTGCTGAGCATCTGGAACAACAAACAAATCACTTTGGAGGATTGTATGCGCACAAAAAGCAACGTCGCGAGAGGTTTCTGAAGCATCTAAGCCTAACTTCGACTTGAACCATTGTCGATCAGAATCGACTAGACTTACTACCGCGATTGGAGTTTCACAAATTTGCGAAGCTAAACGAGTCAAGTCATCGAATGCTTGTTCGGGATCGGTATCGAGAATTTTATACTCGCGTAGGGCTTTAAGCCTAGCTTCCTCGTTACTAGGTAATGGAGCTTTCACTGTTGTATTCCTTTGTTACTTGATTATACTTAGAGGCAAATTCAGGAAGATGGCAAGAGTTGATCGACATCTAGCAAGAAGACTGTTAAGGACGTTTCGGCTTGCGGAATGTGACAAACATGAGTGGCGATCGCTAGTAAATCTGCGTGACGATATGAGTCTGGCAAAACTTGAATTCTCGATAACGGGACATCTATCAAAGTCGGAACGGATGCAACTGGAATACCATAAAGTTCTCCTACTTTGTTCTCAACAATGATTAAGTATTTCCCTTTGGCTGTAAAAAAGCGCCGATGTAGCTCAACAATGGTAATCTGGCGATCGCCAAAATGTGCCAGCCCTACACCGTTAAATCCAGATCCGTAAACTGGCACTTGGTTAGTTACTTTAAATACGGCATCGCTGGGTAGTGCTAAGTTAATATTACCCATGCCAAATACAACTAGTTTTTGGAACTTTACAGCAGTTTGGCTGTGAGAATGCTTTCGGCTATGAAGATTTGAATTGGCAAATGCGTTTTTCATCTCAAATTACTTGCTTTGTATTTCAGAAACTGATTGCTAAACACTTGCTAAGCGGTAGGCATCAATAGTGTCTCTAATTGATGCAACAAATTCTTGCTCGATATAAGGTTTAGTAAAGTAATTAGTCGCGCCTAAATGCTTGGCTAACTGTCGATGTTTATCACTACTACGTGATGTCAGCATTACGACTGGAATCTTGCTCATTTGCGGATCTTGGCGACGATGGCTGAGAAACTCAAAGCCGTTCATATTCGGCATTTCTACATCACAGACAACGAGTTGAATGACTGACTGTTGCAATTGCTCTATTGCCTCACGTCCATCGCGTGCTTGCAAAACTCGATAGCCCGCTTTTTGTAATGTGAGAGCTAATGTTTGGCGGAGAGTAATTGAGTCATCAACAACTAAAACTGTTAGAGTATTATCTCTTTTAACAATTGTTGGAGAATTATCACTAGTGGTCACTATAGATGAATCAGATGGTAATTCAGTGGGCGTAGTGTTGATTTGACTTCCTGTAAAAGATGCCAGCATTTCTGCGCCATCAATCACTGGAATCAGACTGCCATTACCCAAAATTGTACAACCGTAAATATAGTTTGGTGGTGCGATCGCTTTACCAAAGGGTTTAATGACTAATTCCTGCTCAGTCACTAAACGGTCAACTTCGACAGCAACAATATTATTTTCTTGCTCCAGCAACAACATAGGAGAAGCCCAATCTTCTGGAGTTGGAACTGCTTCCAAGTTAAGATTAGGAACTGTCTCAGGCAACGGACAGCTGTATCTAATAACTTCAGATAGACGATATATCGGCACAATCCGATCTTGCCAGTGTAAAAAGCGATAACCACTAGAGTGTTTAACTTGATTGGCTTCTGGAACCAAAATTTCCGCAATACTGTCCGAAGGCAAAGCATAAGCATTTGTGCCCGCAAAACAAACTAGCAACTTCGCGATTGTTAGTGTTAGAGGAATCCGTAAACTAAATACGCTACCCTGCCCAGGTTCAGAAGTTACAGTAACGTTACCTTTAAGCGATCGCAATTGAGCGCGGACAA contains the following coding sequences:
- a CDS encoding pentapeptide repeat-containing protein — its product is MKRFYRLAVVAFVFLLFVVFPMTAQAASSSSISRAAATGEVIGKDYSGQNLQTAEFANADLEAANFSNADLRGVVFNGAKLTKANLRGADFTNGIAYIVDFSGADLSDAVMEEAMMLRSTFNNVEITGADFTNAVLDRTVVKKLCAQANGINSKTGVVTRDSLGC
- a CDS encoding DUF1824 family protein, giving the protein MFNPQQQSHLTVEAAQTLLQDFNCTAGKVTSESEKALIRQAVLVVSRFSDYQILGICADTATQGIAALASYAKALGYQPNLDLTLIEDPVYIKFNPVTSLCYLNPYSGEHRGVLVSCQSPESGAINEMYGHLPLDLFE
- a CDS encoding M3 family metallopeptidase, whose amino-acid sequence is MSATTITDNPLLIGKDLPPFEQIKPEHVVPAMTQLLGELETELATLEANVSSTWSGLVEPLDRITERLRWSWGIIGHLMGVKNSPELREAYETVQPKVVEFYNTLNQSKPLYDAFNALRHDRWDSLDVAQQRIVEAAIRDAELSGVGLEGEKRSRFNEIQLELAELSTKFSNHVLDATKAFSLTLTEQDEVDGLPLSLKSLAAQAARAAGEENATPEAGPWRITLDFPSFGPFMQHSTRRDLREKLYRAFIIRASSGDLDNSPLIERILQLRQEEAKLLGFDSYAELSLASKMAPSIEAVENLLEELRSASYDAAMQEFEELKAFAAAKGADSELKHWDISYWAERQREEKFNFTAEELRPYFPLPQVLDGLFGLVERVFGVSVTAADGQAPVWQPDVRYFQIADESGAIAYFYLDPYSRPAEKRGGAWMDDCIGRAKMTEAGTTLTRKPVAYLVCNQTPPVDGKPSLMTFNEVETLFHEFGHGLQHMLTKVDYAGAAGINNVEWDAVELPSQFMENWCYHRDTLLGMAKHYETGETLPEHYYQKLVAARNYMSGSAMLRQLHFSLVDLELHNRYQPSGSETVNDIRNQIAKSTTILPPLAEDAFLCAFGHIFAGGYAAGYYSYKWAEVLSADAFAAFEESGLEPEKIAATGKRFRDTVLALGGSKHPMEVFQSFRGREPSTEPLLRHSGLTKAA
- a CDS encoding GAF domain-containing protein, with amino-acid sequence MKAPLPSNEEARLKALREYKILDTDPEQAFDDLTRLASQICETPIAVVSLVDSDRQWFKSKLGLDASETSRDVAFCAHTILQSDLFVVPDAQQDMRFSDNPLVTSGPQIRFYAGAPLLTSEDVAVGSLCAIDYVPRNLTPQQQEALEILGRQVVTQLKLRRNIAELEATLRQRQETEQALRASQEQYRSLLDLSSETIAVHVAGKLEYINAAGARLFGAVTPDQLIGKQLLDFVHPDSRAAVATRQNQVQVNQAIAINQEKLIRLDSQVIDVEMTEVPIIHSGQPATQVMIRDITALKQMKEAMLRATVAELAKQELEKEIIGRRQLEESLKEQ
- a CDS encoding chemotaxis protein CheW, which codes for MKNAFANSNLHSRKHSHSQTAVKFQKLVVFGMGNINLALPSDAVFKVTNQVPVYGSGFNGVGLAHFGDRQITIVELHRRFFTAKGKYLIIVENKVGELYGIPVASVPTLIDVPLSRIQVLPDSYRHADLLAIATHVCHIPQAETSLTVFLLDVDQLLPSS